Below is a genomic region from Castanea sativa cultivar Marrone di Chiusa Pesio chromosome 2, ASM4071231v1.
attttctaaagaAATGTCtttagggcatttgttaacttttatttttatttttattattattatttataacttATAACTTAGAAGTGAATAGCTCCTCCTGTTTTGTTGATGTTATCAGGGGGGAGCTGGGCGCCTTGTTGCTTtgtagttctttttttcttgaataaaatTCTTCagtcatcaaaaaagaaaaaagaatagaccctttaaaatgtataaataaataaataaatcaaagaaataaaaggaaacgGTGCGTTGCGGCCAACTGAAAGTTGCAAAAAACGACGCGTTGTCGTTTGCAGTTGGAGTTGGAGAGCCAAAATTCGCTCCCTCACATCAGCTTCAAAGGAGTCACTCTCTTTTCCGGTCCACTATTCAGATCTGAACCGAACCAAACCCgtctccccctctctctctctctctctctctctctctctctctctctcgcttgcTTTCATTCACTTTATCAATGGCTACGATCTAGGTTTTCTCTGAGATCAGAACCAAATACAAATCACACTTCAAACCTCATTGTCCAGCTACATATAATGGGGGTGGTGATCGAGAGCTCCATTTGGGAACCAAATCCCGCGCTCTTCATATTCATCTTCATCTCCtgcctcttctccatcttcctCTTCCCTTATGCCTCCAATAACAGCTCCAACAAAACCTCGACTCTCTTCGACCACGGAATCCCCTCTTCCTTCCTTCGCTTCCAGCGGAAATTTCTCTTCCTCTATTCCCTCGCTTCAGGTCTGtctcttttatgctttttatatatcaaaatcataattaacacttcaattatACTCTTCTTCTACAATGTGGAATCCTATTTCAATcttgattttttcaacaaaCTAACTGAGTGATTTCTATTTTTGTCCGATTTGATTTCGGATTGgttatctgatttttttttttcaaatctcacAGCAATGGAAGGACTGTGGTCGGTGTTTGGAGAGTTTGAGCTAGCTTATTATGGTGTTAGCAGAGAGCAAATGGTTTTGTATCTCTGTGTTGGTTCTGCAGCTGCTCTTTTCGTTGGCACTTTTTTAGGCGTGCTTTCTGATTTAATGTAAGTGCGCCTTTTGCCATTTATTTAGATGCTATTTGTCTAGATTATTCATGAtttaaattgaagaagaaaatggaaaaaaataaatttatgttcgttatgaaataaaattgaataGTGATAAATTAATGTATTCTGAATTCTTGAGCAGATGAATAGTTTGAAAATTTAGAGTTAGTTGGGGAAAAAATAGGTACTTTGGAAATAATTTTTGAACAAATTTGAATTCGAGAacttacctaaaaaaaatagaagaagaaagagtttgTAGGTGATAAAGGCTCTCATTTTCAGTAATCTTAGTTGATATGGAATCATTGCCAGGTTTTTGTATATCGGTGCAGAACACAGAACTAGATATTGGACTTCTGGTGTTTAGCTTTCACGTTTTTTATGTAAGGTTTTTAAACATAACGTGTGAACTTGATAGAACCGAGTCTTCTTTTTCAATGCTGAGACATCTTTGGCGCATTAATTTTTCAAGTTTGTGGAATGGAATATGTCGTGAACTCTTACAAAATTGTTTATATTCCTGTGTGTAGAGGTCAAGCAAAATTTTGTCTGATTTTTTGCATCCTTCACCTCTTTGTCGGCATATGGAAGAGGGTTACTTCTCATCCAAGTGTTATGGTGGCGAGCATCTGTTTGTCTCTCACCTCTTCAATATTTTCATTCAGTTTTGAGACGTGGATGGTCGTTCAACATGAAAAGGTTTGTTAAGAGAGATCAttcttcacttttatttttcagtaCTTGATGTAGGCGCCATAATTTTTCCTCATGGAAGTGACCCAGTCCTAGGCTCCTAGCCTAAGTATGTTTACCCGATTAAGTGATTACTTCCTGTTTTCATTTGGACTCATGTTTTGGGACTGAATTCCTTTGTGACATCGTAGGCATATGTTGAGTAGCTGAATTGCTAGTGATTATGGTTTTTGTGTCTCTTTGTTTGCAGCAAGGGCACAGGCAAGATTCAATGAGTGATACATTTTGGATAATGACTTTTTTTGAGTCTGCATCTTTCATTGGAAGCCAGGTGTTTGCAAATTGGCTGGTTGGTGATAATCTGGAAAAGAACATAGTATCTCCTTCCACTGCAGCTATCTTCTTGGCAATGATAAGCATTATTTGTTTTACTAGAGGATTGACAGGAACTATACAAACAACTGCATTTACGGAGTATAGAACGTCTTTCAATGCATATATTTTTGGTGGTAAGAGTCCcatcattttaataaaatctatcttgccttttcttttacttaaGCAAACTATTTCTGGGCAATTTTAAAATGACAGTCAAATCTATTATCAACTAAAGAGCAATTGGGACTGGAATGATACAGGTATGATGACACTTCGAAATCATTCAAGTTAGAAAAATAACTGAACTAAttgttcaaattattttataaattttttttaatgtttcatgCGGCTATCATCTTGTTGACAGATTCTTTGCTGCCTTCAAATGATACTTGTCATGGTCTATTTTTATTTGCTTTGGACTTGATCCAGTGTTttacttgtcatcattgtcttCCTCCTTTTGCTCTCCTTTTTTACTTGACGAACTCTTTATGATTGGCAGATAAAAGAATTTGGCTTTTGGCATGGGCACAAGCTTGTCTTCACTTCTCCATTGCAGTGTTTTGGATTCTATGGGCCCCAACATTAGTGGTATG
It encodes:
- the LOC142626299 gene encoding uncharacterized protein LOC142626299; translated protein: MGVVIESSIWEPNPALFIFIFISCLFSIFLFPYASNNSSNKTSTLFDHGIPSSFLRFQRKFLFLYSLASAMEGLWSVFGEFELAYYGVSREQMVLYLCVGSAAALFVGTFLGVLSDLIGQAKFCLIFCILHLFVGIWKRVTSHPSVMVASICLSLTSSIFSFSFETWMVVQHEKQGHRQDSMSDTFWIMTFFESASFIGSQVFANWLVGDNLEKNIVSPSTAAIFLAMISIICFTRGLTGTIQTTAFTEYRTSFNAYIFGDKRIWLLAWAQACLHFSIAVFWILWAPTLVADGRELHLGLIYPCLLGARMLGSTVFPWLISGPSSLRTEDFLVYSFIIMGLVLSIVAYDYQEIEVLVTLFCIFHACVGLILPSLAKLRTMYVPNELRGGMISLSLAPANAAILLFLIQGGYYRNIGNAAVMAFAALGLLSAAGSMHVLKRLGKQPYQNWHKS